CGATTATATGTAATTTATTATCTTGTTTTAGTTCTCTATGGATCGTTTCTTAGAAATTATATTCTACAATCTGCAGCAATAGGTATTTTTTGAGAAAGAACAGCAATAGATATATTACAACTAATTTACTCTAATAGAAAATAAAAATGACAGCAGCTTCAAAATTTCGTCAGAAGATCCTCAAAACCCTGCAATACTAAACCCCCAACTCACCACTACAATCCTGCAAACTGATCGAGCAAATTGCGACAACCATCGCAGTACACATCATGACATTAATTCCAGTAACAAAAATTCCAATCCAATCACGAGATCATTATGCCAGACCTCGTCCTCCTGCCGCTGCTGGTTGTCTCGTATCtcgtcttcctcttcctcgtgcCCGTCCTCGGCGCGGTAGCCAAGTcccgccgccacagccgccgccgccgccgcctccagccttgattccgcctcggccgccgccacccaggGGGAGTCCAGATCGAGCAAGCCCTCCTCGGCCTCGCCGCCACCCTCGCATGCCACCGCACTGGACTCTGCACGGTCTGACGAGGAacaggacgacgaggaggtctCGTCCGAGAATTGCCCGCTGAGGTGGAGCTCCGGTATCCGCCGTGACGCGGTGCCGGGAAAAGCTGCTGCCGCCATGTCGCGAGCGCGAAGTCCGGGGCCgtacgtgtgtgtgtgtgtgtgttttggcTTATTATTTTCGGGGCGTTTTTAGATCGAGAGGAATCATCAGGAGAGAAGGGTGCGACGCACGGAAAGATTTTTGGctcattttttttagaattagaTTTTTGGAAAATGCTATTTTTTCTACTCacccgttccaaattataagtcattctaaaaatcttgaaaagtcaaatcatctcaaagtttgaccaaaattataaaaagaaatataaaaatttataacatcaaatatgtacactataaaaatatagctaacaaagaatctaatgatatttaattggtatcataaatattattatcttatcatataaatttagtcaaacttgaaaaaatttgactctccaaattttttgaaataactTATAATCATGGGGCTTGGCCCAATTAGCGCTTGTCATAGTCATGGGGGCTGTTTGGGAAACAAGGACCAATCATATCTACCACTACCTGAAAAGAACAAAGTTCTGTTTAGCCTCCCGTGGGTCTGCCCTCTCCTTCGTGGCTCTAGAAATCAATAACCTTATCTTTTTTTGGACCTTCTCAGGGTCATCCATATATACTGTAGTTGTTTAGAATAAGAAATGCAGAAATCAAGACTTTTGATAtaggtttagtttttttttgttacaacATGCTGGAGTGTATTTCAGATTCATATGTGCTTAGAAAACGGATAATTAGTTATAAGGCAATTTGTTGTTTGGGATGTTAGCTCTCATGTCTAATTCACTTTAAAATCTAATGACTTTGATCTATATACACAATTGTCAATCTGTATTTACTCCTGCTCTAACCCAGTCATCATTGTTAAGTGTATTGAATTAACATGTTCTGTTCTATCTGCTAGCTAGCATGGCACTTTCTATTGCATTTATAACTTTATTAGTAAGTGCAGATGTTCTGAAATAGTAACTAAATTACTCCCCTTTCTTGTAACTTCAGGTTTGTCAAATTGGTTGAGTTATTGTTAGGATGATCTAAACTTTGTGACAGTGGGTCCATGACAAGGTAGATGAAGCAATTCATACTTTCATACTGCCTCTGATAGTCTGCTAGCATGGTCTTGATGTGTCAAGATTCTGAACTCTGAATGTTTCTGAATTTCCACCAGGTCTGCATACTGCCTCTGAAAAAAGCTGTCAAAGAGCCTAAAGTGAGTCGATGATATACAACATCGATCATAAAAGGATTTGATCCCAACAACATTGGCTGCATCAAGGTTCATACCTTCCCCGTCAATTCTACTTCTACATCAACGTGCCCCTATAAAATCAACAGTTATGGGTACACTAACAACATTTTGCATCAATTGGCCTAAAACAACCAATTTGAAAATTTAGAGTGACCACTGGTGCAACCACCATTAAAGGGACAACCACCATTCAAGGGACAAAAAAAAGTGGTCATGCACAGATGCAATGTTAGTCATCGCTCCTCCCCAATCGTGATGCCCAGATAGTAACTACCATGTAATCAGTCCATTCCATGATATTCAGATATAAATGTCAGTAAAAAAGACTCACTTTCTTTGCCAGGTTTGGCAATGTATAGCTCCAACACGGGTGCTTTAATTTCAAATGTGACAGCTGCAATTTACTTTTCATTGACAAACTTAATCAAAAAACATCTTTTGTAGCATGTGCTATTATTATATACCCATATTATAGCTtgttggctgtgtttagattggAACAATGATTCTAAGTAGTTCTATTTATTTTCAGATTGCATGAAGATAACATGAGAAACGGATTGATAAGAGAGCAAGGCCAGTGAGAAGCAAAGTTATCTTAGAAATTCATGTACAagtcaatttttttatttttaccttTTGCAAATCATTGTAAGGCAACCTACTTTTTCAGCAGGTTTCTTGGATTGGGAAGGGAGCAGGGCGTGCAAGGGGACTTCATGGATTTTAAGAGATTAGAGAATGAAATTATGGGGATCCCTTTAGGATGATTCCCCcgtttaatttttttagcttaGTTGTGATGCCTAAGTTACTAATGGAAATGTTCTGAGATGAAAGGATACCGGTTTATTAGGCTCTCCGCAGTGGTGTCTGTAAAACACTCTGTAAAGGATATAGCGCGCGCATATAGCGATTTTTTTGCTGCAGCGGCACTCTGTAAAGGATACTGCATCGTTGCGGGCGGGATTCCCGCACGCCAAAGCTAGCGCGGTAGCGGCCGTCCGCGAAGCGGCGACGTGGCATggggcctgcctccgcccgttGCTCCCCAGCATCCCTCCCGCGCCGGGCAGCTCTCTGCCGCTGGGCCGCCGCAGCGCCCGTGCCGGGCCCCCGCTCCGCCACGATGCGTGCCGCCATGGGCGGGGCCCCCGCTCCGCACTccatggagggaggaggaggacggccgcGAGGCGAGGGGGTGGCGCGGCGCTCGCCCatggcccgccgccgctcgagcagggtcaggggaggagagggaaggctCAGCCGGCCGAGCTCGCGACGGAGGGACAAcggggggaggaagggagggaggaaggccgccgcagctcgtggagggggagagaggaggggccgccgagatccagaggaggccccgccgccggatctaggggagggagggggagggaggaggggccgccGGTGACGCTCCACCTACGCGCCCGCAAGGCCTGCCAtggccggcgtcgaggaggtTGACGGCGCCCGCTCCACCAGCCGaggcccgccgcggccgctccgAGCTCGCCCGCATcgcggcggagcggagctcgcCTGCGGGTCGCTGCGGCGCCGAGCTCGCCCGCGCGGGGGGACGCACTCACCGcagtgggagcaggagaggaGCCCGGTGCCGTCTCGCGGGCCCGCCGTCGTGCCATCATGCCGGCGCAGCAGGGgaagggagggagcaggggcacgccatcggccgctccgccccgccgtgGCCGATGCGccgaggaagggagggagggagggagggagggagagagagagagagagagagagagagtggggaggGAGGGCCGGTGCTCGGGCGGGCGGAGGTCGGGCGAGGAGCGTCGcgggctccgccatggccgccggcctgggaggggagggagaagcgGGGAGGATGATGGGGGCGCCAGATCCGGCCGCCGTGCCGCTCAAGCAgcacctgcagcgccgccgcgaggaggagTGGGGCGTAGGGCGAGCTCaaggccgccgcgccatggccacgAGGGAGCAGGGGCTGCGGAGGGGTGCGCTCGGCCGgcgtgggaggagggaggaggaggggtgccGGCGGAGGCCGCCCCGCCCCGTCGCGCCATGGCCGCGTGGCGAGGTagcagggaggagagggagggagggaaggcgGAGAAGGGGCCGGCCTGCcgcacgcgcgcgctcgcctgccgcctgccgccgccatggccccgcgcgcGAGGGAGGGGAAGGAAGCCCCGCGGGGCGTGCGCGGGCGCCATGGCCACGGGCCCGAGCTCGGAgcaccgccacggccgccgcggcgcgcaggccgccgcctcgccatggccgccgcgcgaCGGATTGAGGACGGAGGGAGGAAGGCCGCCCCTACGAtcccgaggccgaggccggccgagctcgcggcggagggagctcgagggaggagggcgcaggccgccgccgccgcgcccagatCTCGCCTCCGCGTCGCAAGGCCCGccgtcggaggaggaggaggtggacggcggcggaggtcgggggaggaggggcgcggtggcggagggagagagagaggggccgcggtgggagagagagagtggggatGGGggttaaaaaaaggaaaaataattatgacacgtggggcccactcgtggtagttggtatagagtagaAATTTAGATAGTGAATGGACGCGgagaaactgaatatagagaggagaatcttgatgaccagGCAGAAATATTCCTTTTAGAGAGTGAATTTAGAGAGTGACGAGTGCGGAGAGCCTTAACATTGGTTGGAACTACGATGTAATACATGATAGGAAAGCCCTTGCTCTTGCTCTGTGTTCCAAGGGTCTGAATATTGTTCTCTCCTCTGTTTTTGTTGCAGTAGGCAcatgggtatcaaaagtttttgTCGAAAATTGATAATTAGTGGATTAAATTGTTTGGaacaatgttatttattatgcCTTTTAGTTGGCATTGAATTACAAAAAATTCTTATGATTttttataagatttttttttgccacCCGTAGCAACGGACGGGCATTCAACTAGTATTAAAAAGAGACCAAAGAGAAATATGAATCATGAAGCGCTCATATATAAGAATCAGCAATTAAGTTGGTTGTCAAGAAAATCAAGGGGGGGAACAAATCGAATTTGAAGGTGAAACAAGTAATAATATAATCAGAAAAACATCTTATGTGTAAATCTAGCCTCTCCTTTCACGACAAAACTTTAATAGGCATCCAGTGATTGTGTAAACTAGAGCCATGGGCAGGGAAGAGTATAGAATTGTAATAAAAACATTGTAAAAATAACTGTACTGGTTAAACGCAGCAGCAGCTCAATCAGTAATAATGACAATTGTCAACATTAAACAGTAGCAATTCTGTTTTCTGGAATGCAGTGTGCAGTCGTTCTAAGCTAGCAATGCATGCTGCGAAAGTGCTAAGCTCCCCAAGTCCGGTGCTCCTGTTGCACTATGTTATGGAGAACTGAGGCGAAGGACCTGGTGCTAGAAGTTGCCGAGCCCCACGTACTCCGACGACCGGTAGTGCCCCGACTTCATGTATTTGTCATCGACCCTCATCCTGCACAATGAGCAGTAGTGGATCCGGCAAGCCCAACAGAAAATGTATTCCTCATTGTCCTGGACACATATGGCCATTGGTCAGATCATGCATATACACACATTGGCAAATAAGCGTTTGTAACATTGCTGAAGATTGGAAGTGTAGGaaaggtaggatgcgtataatgtggtcgattgtattgcaatgagccacttgggcggtatatataggagtacaaggTTTGGAGGGAAGGCATCTcacctagagataaggaaggctaTCACGGGATTACATCAATACCAAACTACCATATCTGGCGTtgtctaatatactctaacaccccccgcagtcgtagcggtagcaacatGAACTAtcagactggagaacaatggagacgtatcccccctgcagtcggaacgccggtgcgaaagctttgactggagactcatgcagatgatagccctttagtgctgtagtagccgaagtcgaggtggacgtggtcgaagccgcggagggggcgcgggtcgaAACGTCGTCGAGGTGCTCAAGTACgcaaactcagcagcttcttgccgaagacaGCAACAGGACGGTGCGGCGGATGACGAAGGTAGACGGTGCggtttgcgacttaggtcacgctcaggacaggggtggcgacggtgcaggttgcagcaagtgtcgcgctcagatcaggggtgctgacgacgtcttccttcaggaacatcggcGGCGATGTACGCGCGAGAACGGCTGGAGGCGCGGAGGTGGATCGAGCGCCTACTTGACGAAGACCGGCCGCGAGTGGCGCCACTGCCTGAAAAGGCGACGACACCGGtagggtggcttgatcacgaaCGTCGTTGCTGCAGCCTCGAGGGTGCAACAACAACCTCGTCCTTCGGGAGTGTCGACGATGAACGGCGACGAACGGCAGGGCGGCGCAAACCCGATAACGAATCGGAAAAAAACCTAAGAAAaacacacagcagcagcagggtgaCCTCCGGGTACAATCTCAGGTGCCGTAGCGAAttcctctctcctccttgtCTCTTCCCCGCGTGGTCAACACGGGACAGAGAAAACAGAGGAGATTGGAAAACCCGAGCAGCTCTCCTCCGATCGTCAGGCCAAGATCCGCCCCTGCAGCCGTGTCTTCTCgagaagcagaggcggcgctgggggaggaagggcggcggccgatggCGCAGGGGAGGTAGCCGGCGAGGGAAGGGAGATGGGGCGGAGCCCACGACGCGGCGGCCCGACAGCGACGTCGACCGGCGATGCTGCGGCCCGTCCACCCGACGGCGCGGTCTTGGCTCCTGCCCTCcagccgcgcacgcgcgcggtgCGCAGGCCGTGCGGCGGCACTGGGAGGGGCTCCTCCCCCTCGGCAGCCGCGCACGCGCGCTGTCGTGCGGCGGCACTGGCGCTGGGAggggggcttgcctgaggcgcGGAAGGGGCGGGGAAGCCGTGAGCGGGGCCGGGGATGACgatgcagaggcggcggcggcccaaggCGGGGCCATGGCGATGCCGACGAGCGACGCGGCCACGGCGACGGTAGAGGTCAGCCCTCCTGCTGCTtgtggacgacgacggcggcgcggatcagagggatccgcgacgcatcctaggagggcgctgcccccggcagAGATCAATCTCGATCTCCCCAGGGGCGCGCGGGTGCAGCGGAagtggcggcgcggctagggttaggaTCTCTCGTAACCTAGGCTTCTGATGCCATGTAGGaaaggtaggatgcgtataatgtggtcgattgtattgcaatgagccccttgggcggtatatataggagtacaaggcTTGGAGGGTAAGGCACCTcacctagagataaggaaggttatcacgggattacatcaatactaaactaccatatctggagttgcctaatatactctaacaggaAGTATAGGTCTCGGTTGGTACCTTGAAATTTCTCTGACGACATTTGGGGCATCTGATGGTACTACCGATTGGGGAAAGTTGAACTTTGACCCGGCGGCCAATCTGTACTTCTTCCATATGTCTCTCGAATGGCGTCACGTCGCTATACTGACGTAACTCAAAGAGCTCGCATTCATTCCTGTAGTGGTCGGATTTGTGCTACTTTGTCAAATCAAGCGTGCATAAAAGGTATGCCAGTGTAGTATCATGGATGCCTTACAATGACCTACCAGAAATGATCATAGCCGCTGATGGCCCTGCCACAGCGGAAGCAGAGCAATTGACCGCAGTTGCCGCACGACATCTTGTTGCACCCTTCTGTTTTGACGATGGGCATTCGGCATTTTGGACATAGTTGGATATCACTGAACAATTTTCTGATGGTGAGCAGTTCCCGTGCCATCTCCTTGTAGACATCTTGCCTGATGCCTGCAGATAAACAAATTGTGGGCAACTTGCAGGGGATGTTCAGTTGAATGATAGTATTCCGAAACAGTCAACACATAAGCCAGTAGCAGAACCTTGTCAGGCTCTCAGATCTTGTGCACACTGTACCATTGAATGGTCTAGTAAAAGAGCCTCCAGATGTATAATGTACATGTTACTATAGAGAATCAACTGCAAAGAATAGATGAAAGAGAGGTTAGTGCAAATCTTGTACCTGCTGGTGTTTGATCTTTTCTTCTGGAGTTACGCACTGCTTCGCTGGATGGCATGGTTCCTTACATAAAGAGCAGAAGATAAAAGAGCACTTTGGGCATTCTGCATCGTTGCTCTCATCTTCCAAGCATCCAATCCCACACCTTGGACAGTAAACCACATCTGACATTGAGTCCAATGCTTTCTTAAGAACAAGCCTATCCCAGCGTTCAAATTCTTCTTCGGTAAGAAGCCTCTTCAACACATATGGTGGAATTGAAGCATTGCACTTGGTATCAGGGCATAACAATTGAAATACGCTACCTTCCTTGACATGCATTCTGCATAAGGTCTTCATGCACTTCACGCAAAAGAAGTGTTGGCATGAAAGCCTGACGAAATTTGAACCTAATTGTTTCAGAAATAAGTTACTTCAGTGGATGAAACTATGTGAGTGCAAGTCAGATTCACAAGATAATGCTTTCAATAGCTCTCATGAGATACTATGTGAAGCAATAAATTTCACCCAGGCTTATTGGTTACTACTAACTCATAGTTCCAAAAGGGAAAGGCGCAACATGGACGTTACAGAATAAGTAGCATGCTATACTCAATAAAGAAAAATGAGAGTAATTTTTTTTCGAACAAAAATGAGAGGAAAATGGAAAGAACATACCTTTGCTTTGGTTAAGGCATATCATGCACATATGGAGATCCTCAAGAAAAGCTTGATAGTGCTTCTTACTACTGTAACTCATCATCAAAGGGATAACAGACTCCAATGAATTTGTTCTTGAGATTGCGTGGTTATATCTATGATGTGTTACGATATCCGTGCCTAGTGTTATTTTACCATCAAACCAGAGATGTGACCTTGAAGAATCACGTAGCCACTCAACCCATTGATACATGACCTCCTGCCCCTTCAGCTCTGCCCATATGGTGTCTAGCATCTCACAGAGCTGAGAAACTTGAGGCGCATCCATCCACTTAACAGTGCAGTGAAGTATGGGGGATCTTTGCTAGGATATGAGCGCGGAAGTAAGCATGTCAATATAAGAGGAGGTAGGTACTCGAAGTTGCACTTGTAAGAGAACACATCTAATCCATCACTTTGCCCTGTACCATCTGAGCACCCTTCATCTTTGGCACACACATTAGCTGATGAAAGCTTTGCATGGACTTCGATGCCATCAGCCACATCATAACGTATGCAAATCTGGAATATAATGACAAACCATCAAAGCCAAAGTGCCAGCTACTAGaacaattgaaaaaaaaaacatggcaACTGAAGAAACCGGGAAATAGTGGAGgcctcctatgttttcaaacACTGCCAGATCATGCCCATAGATTGCCTCCAATGCCATCAGCCGGAGAAAATTGGAATTCTGCCATCCTCAAAGGTGGGCTTCGGTGTTTTGCCATCCCGCAAATTGGTTTCGGCCGATTTCCATTATGAAACGGTCGCCAACCGGTAGAATGCCTTTTTGAGATTTTCCAATTCATCTGCTGATTTCTCCAACAGTAGACCACATGAACGGACCATTTAAACCTTGACCTCTTAGATGAGAAAACGACTCCTATTACTTGACCCCCTCGCCTCCTTGGGCACCGCCCCCGCCACGCTCACGAACTTGGAGATCGCTAGCGACTCCTCCgtcgcgagctccgccaccagCTCGTCCACCGTCCTGGCCACCTTCTCCATCGCGCCCAAATCCACCTCTGCAGCTCGGCCGCCGGACAGCGACGCCCACCGCTGGCTCCGCCCGCTTTCCGTCGATGCCGCCGCATGCCACTCCACGAAGGCGGCGATGACGCGCCGCACGGTGTCGGTGTTCCTGACGCGCTCTCCGGCGCCGTAAAGCGCGACACCCAGCAGGTCCCCCGCGGTGGCTTGCTCCAGCACCGCTGCGACGCGGAGCTCCAAGTCGCGGCACGTCCTGGCGGAGGCCTGGGTGGTGACCGCGGAGTGGAGgaggcggcagaggagcgcCGCCGGGAtgggcgcgtcggcggcggaagGGAGCACGCCCACCACGGACTCCACAAGCGCGCGCCGGTCCTCCCTGTCCCGGGGGTCGGCGAGGACCTCGGCCAGTGCGAGCTCCGCGTAGGCGCTCGCCGCGTTGCCAAGCACCTTGGGGTCCGCAAGGCGGCACCGCAGCGCCGTGACCACCTTTTCAAAAGACGCCGTCGAGAGCGCCGCGAGCTCCGTCGTCCACCACCCCGGCGGCGTCCTGGTCGGGAACAGCGCCTCGTTGCAGATCCGGAGCGCGACAGCATCCGCGGCACGCCACACGACGCCGAGCTCCTCGGAGGCCGGGAGGAGCGCCTCGCAGGAGCGCAGCACGGTCACCGCGCTGGGCAGCACGCGGAGCGCGGCCTGCACGTGGAACTCGTCGACGCGGCGCGCCAGGTCCGCCCGGTGCTGCATGTCGAGGAACGCCGCGGCGcagcggagcgcggcggcgttgCGCGCGGTGATCTCGTAGTTGGCGCCGTAGTAGTAGCGCGCGGCCTTCTTGAACGTGTCGGCGCCACCGGGGAGTGCGGAGGGGtcgagctcgacggcggcagAGGGGTCCTTGGCGATGGCCCGGCGGATGTAGCCGCACCTGGGATGTAGCCGCAAGAACTGGGAACCAGCGACGAGTGAGGTGAATGGACGAGAGCGAGCCTGACCTGAGATTCGAACGGATGGATAAGGATAAGGTCTCTGTTTCTTGTGAGCATAAGGGTAAAATGGTCCGTTCATGTGGTCTACTGTTGGAGAAATCAGCAGATGAATTGAGAAATCTCGAAAAGGCATTCTACCGGTTGGCCACCGTTTCATAATGGCAATCCGCCGAAACCAATTTTCGGGATGACAAAACACCAAAGCCCACCTTTGAGCATGGCAGAATTCCAATATTCTCCTCACATCATGCAACTTTTGCAATCGAATCAGCAGATGAGTGTACTACCTCATCCTCCTCCCGTTGCAGGTTGTCTCGTATCTCATCTTCGTCCTTCTGCTCCTTTTCACCGCTGACTTGAAGTGCCGCCGCAGCATctgtggccgccgcctccctcagtATCTGTTCCGCCTCAGCTGGAGCCGCCCATGGGGAGTCCAGGTCGAGGAGGATGCcccctcgccgcccgcctcgcACGCCCCTGCCCTCAAATCAGCGACGCGCGACGTGGagggggacgaggaggaggaagcgtcCGACGAGGATTCCGGGGTGGGGATGCGGTGCGGCGCCGGCACCCGCGCCGACGCTGCTGCCTCCATGTCCATGGCGCGAGCTCGAACTGTCCCAGTGTCCTACGTGTCgtgggttttcttcttcttcttcttttttctttcagcAAATGCCGTTTGGTTTTGTAGCCTTTATCGTCGGGCCCGTAATGCTACTTCTTCATGTTTCCTTGGGCCGTGCTTTTGGACCAAGTGAAGAAGATGACGGGCCCAAGCCGATGGTGCAATGTGCCGTAATTGGACCAATGGTTcaacaaattttgtttgaagCCCTTGAATGAATTGAGCTGTTACTCGTCCAGGCAACGGCACATTCGGTAT
This sequence is a window from Panicum virgatum strain AP13 chromosome 7K, P.virgatum_v5, whole genome shotgun sequence. Protein-coding genes within it:
- the LOC120640307 gene encoding root phototropism protein 2-like — encoded protein: MDMEAAASARVPAPHRIPTPESSSDASSSSSPSTSRVADLRAGACEAGGEGASSSTWTPHGRLQLRCGYIRRAIAKDPSAAVELDPSALPGGADTFKKAARYYYGANYEITARNAAALRCAAAFLDMQHRADLARRVDEFHVQAALRVLPSAVTVLRSCEALLPASEELGVVWRAADAVALRICNEALFPTRTPPGWWTTELAALSTASFEKVVTALRCRLADPKVLGNAASAYAELALAEVLADPRDREDRRALVESVVGVLPSAADAPIPAALLCRLLHSAVTTQASARTCRDLELRVAAVLEQATAGDLLGVALYGAGERVRNTDTVRRVIAAFVEWHAAASTESGRSQRWASLSGGRAAEVDLGAMEKVARTVDELVAELATEESLAISKFVSVAGAVPKEARGSSNRSRFLI